From Providencia sp. R33, a single genomic window includes:
- a CDS encoding cytochrome c peroxidase yields the protein MKKLTRITVAVIFLLLLGYFGLSGYVWYHDDQRRQNNDIQTSKIAENNQVLQFFAEKGCDYCHTPSTDLPAYASFPIAKQLMEYDIQLGYKSFNLEAARAALIAGEPVPQSELNKIEWVMQNHTMPPTRYVALHWASSVSDEERNKLLGWIAKQRAEHYATEDTAAEHRNEPIQPIPKSLDVDDKKVALGFRLYHDARLSGDSTISCAHCHALNAGGVDGRKTSIGVGGAVGPINAPTVFNSVFNVEQFWDGRAPDLQAQAGGPPLNPIEMASKSWDEIIVKLDKDPVLKQDFNAVYPEGFTGDSITDAIAEFEKTLITPDSPFDNWLRGDSTALTAQQLHGYQLFKENKCATCHGGVILGGRSFEPLGLKKDYEFGEVTAQDIGRMNVTSEERDKLRQKVPTLRNVELTAPYFHRGDVASLDEAVKLMLRYQVGKELPQKDVDDIVAFLKSLTGVYTPYVSQNEAQQ from the coding sequence ATGAAAAAACTTACTCGCATTACGGTCGCTGTCATATTTTTGCTTTTACTCGGTTATTTTGGGTTATCGGGATATGTGTGGTACCACGATGATCAACGAAGACAAAATAATGACATTCAGACATCTAAAATTGCAGAAAATAATCAAGTCCTCCAATTCTTTGCCGAAAAAGGATGCGATTACTGTCACACGCCGTCAACTGACTTACCTGCTTATGCCTCATTTCCAATTGCTAAACAACTGATGGAGTACGATATTCAGCTGGGTTATAAGTCCTTTAACCTTGAAGCTGCTCGTGCTGCGTTAATTGCTGGGGAACCGGTTCCTCAAAGCGAATTGAATAAAATTGAGTGGGTGATGCAGAACCACACCATGCCACCAACACGCTATGTCGCACTGCACTGGGCAAGTAGCGTAAGTGACGAAGAACGCAATAAATTACTCGGTTGGATTGCGAAGCAACGCGCAGAGCATTATGCCACCGAGGACACCGCGGCGGAGCACCGCAATGAGCCAATCCAACCAATTCCAAAATCACTGGATGTGGATGATAAGAAAGTGGCATTAGGCTTTCGCCTGTACCATGACGCTCGCTTGTCAGGGGACAGCACCATCTCTTGTGCTCACTGTCACGCACTAAACGCGGGTGGTGTTGATGGTCGTAAAACCTCTATCGGTGTTGGCGGTGCCGTTGGCCCAATCAACGCACCAACTGTGTTCAACTCTGTGTTTAACGTCGAGCAATTCTGGGATGGTCGTGCCCCTGACTTACAAGCACAAGCGGGTGGCCCACCATTAAACCCAATCGAAATGGCGTCCAAATCATGGGATGAAATCATTGTAAAACTGGATAAAGACCCGGTATTAAAACAGGATTTCAATGCGGTTTACCCTGAAGGGTTTACGGGCGACAGCATCACAGATGCCATCGCGGAATTCGAAAAAACCTTAATCACCCCAGATTCACCATTCGATAATTGGTTACGTGGCGATAGCACTGCACTGACAGCGCAACAGTTGCATGGTTACCAATTATTTAAAGAGAATAAATGTGCGACCTGCCACGGTGGCGTGATCCTCGGTGGTCGTTCTTTTGAACCGTTAGGTTTGAAGAAAGACTATGAATTTGGTGAAGTCACTGCACAAGACATTGGCCGCATGAATGTCACCTCTGAGGAACGCGATAAACTGCGCCAGAAAGTCCCAACCCTGCGTAATGTTGAGTTAACCGCACCGTATTTCCACCGTGGTGATGTAGCAAGCTTAGATGAAGCAGTCAAACTGATGCTGCGTTATCAAGTGGGTAAAGAGTTACCACAAAAAGATGTTGACGATATTGTCGCCTTCCTGAAGAGCTTAACGGGTGTTTACACACCGTATGTCTCACAAAACGAAGCGCAACAATGA
- a CDS encoding DMSO/selenate family reductase complex B subunit, whose translation MTTQYGFYIDSARCTGCKTCELACKDYKNLSPEVNFRRIYEYTGGDWQEDNGVWHQNVFSYYLSISCNHCEDPACVKVCPSGAMHKREDGFVVVDESVCIGCRYCHMACPYGAPQFNAEKGHMTKCDGCYERVAEGKKPICAESCPLRALDFGPIEELRKTYGTLAEIAPLPEAHYTKPNIVIKPNANSRPVNDTTGHLANPREV comes from the coding sequence ATGACAACACAATATGGTTTTTATATTGATTCAGCCCGTTGTACGGGGTGTAAAACGTGCGAATTAGCGTGCAAAGACTACAAAAATTTATCTCCTGAAGTGAATTTTAGGCGCATTTACGAGTACACGGGCGGTGACTGGCAAGAAGATAACGGCGTCTGGCACCAAAATGTGTTTAGTTATTACTTGTCAATTTCGTGCAACCACTGTGAAGACCCTGCGTGCGTCAAAGTGTGCCCAAGTGGCGCAATGCATAAGCGCGAAGACGGCTTTGTAGTGGTGGATGAAAGTGTTTGTATCGGTTGCCGTTACTGCCACATGGCATGCCCATATGGTGCGCCACAGTTTAATGCCGAAAAAGGGCACATGACAAAATGTGATGGCTGTTATGAGCGTGTGGCTGAAGGGAAAAAACCGATTTGTGCCGAATCTTGCCCGCTGCGTGCGTTGGATTTTGGCCCAATCGAAGAGCTGCGTAAAACCTATGGCACATTGGCAGAAATCGCGCCATTGCCAGAAGCGCATTACACCAAACCGAATATTGTCATTAAGCCGAATGCCAATAGCCGCCCAGTGAACGATACCACGGGCCACTTAGCTAACCCAAGGGAGGTATAA
- a CDS encoding DmsC/YnfH family molybdoenzyme membrane anchor subunit, with translation MGNGLHEWPLILFTVLGQSIAGALIVTGLAWLSTDDKLQKQRIVNAMLALWVLMGLGFLASMMHMGSPLRAFNSMNRVFSSSLSNEVLFGSLFFALGGLWWLLAALKKMPEGLGKIWLLVTMAMGLLFVWAMTRVYMISTVPTWNTPHTTIGFFMTAFVVGPILGTLLLRIAKFPCHSGRLALISIVAYVVTIAFVLVQSGEIALIATSVQSASALVPDFGTLQMVRLVATSLGLMLWIIPLMKQNQPSVISLFIGTLLVLFGELIGRGLFYGLHMTVGMAVA, from the coding sequence ATGGGCAACGGATTACATGAATGGCCGCTGATCCTGTTTACGGTATTAGGACAAAGTATTGCGGGCGCACTGATTGTCACAGGTCTCGCGTGGTTATCGACGGATGATAAACTACAAAAGCAACGTATTGTGAATGCGATGCTGGCTTTGTGGGTGCTGATGGGCTTAGGGTTCTTGGCTTCCATGATGCATATGGGCTCGCCGCTACGTGCGTTTAACTCAATGAACCGTGTTTTTTCATCGTCACTCAGTAATGAAGTACTGTTTGGCTCCCTCTTTTTTGCATTAGGGGGCTTATGGTGGCTGCTGGCGGCGCTGAAAAAAATGCCTGAAGGACTCGGCAAAATTTGGTTGCTGGTTACGATGGCGATGGGGCTGCTATTTGTCTGGGCAATGACTCGCGTTTATATGATAAGCACCGTCCCGACATGGAACACGCCACACACCACGATTGGCTTCTTTATGACGGCCTTTGTGGTGGGGCCGATACTCGGCACGCTGTTATTACGTATTGCCAAGTTCCCGTGTCACAGTGGGCGACTCGCACTGATTAGCATCGTGGCGTATGTGGTTACGATTGCATTTGTGCTGGTACAAAGTGGTGAAATTGCGCTGATAGCAACGTCGGTGCAAAGTGCGAGTGCATTAGTGCCTGATTTTGGTACGCTGCAAATGGTTCGTTTAGTGGCAACAAGCCTTGGTTTGATGTTATGGATTATACCGCTAATGAAGCAAAACCAGCCATCCGTTATCAGTTTGTTCATCGGCACATTATTAGTGTTGTTCGGTGAATTAATTGGACGCGGGCTGTTCTATGGTCTACATATGACAGTAGGAATGGCAGTCGCCTAA
- a CDS encoding respiratory chain complex I subunit 1 family protein has translation MTIQETPTLMMGFFAVIQAVILLLLTPLFTGISRQIRAKMHSRQGPGIWQDYRDIIKLLKRQSVAPRDSGAIFRIMPYVLLGSMLLLAMALPVFTLNSLFSGAGDLIIVLYIFALFRFFFSLSGLDTGSPFAGIGASRELTLGVLVEPILFLGLLVVALIAGSTNIGTISSVMSEGWISPTATFLALLACGFATFIEMGKIPFDVAEAEQELQEGPLTEYSGSGLALVKWGIGLKQVIVAVLFLSIFFPFGNASVLTVGSLLIALVLLLVKLLVIFVLASLVENSLARGRFLLTHHVTWLGFGVAALGFVFYLTGL, from the coding sequence ATGACAATTCAAGAAACACCGACGTTGATGATGGGGTTCTTTGCCGTAATTCAAGCCGTTATTTTGCTGCTGTTAACCCCGTTATTCACCGGTATTTCACGGCAAATTCGCGCCAAAATGCACTCGCGCCAAGGCCCCGGTATTTGGCAGGATTATCGCGATATTATCAAACTGCTAAAACGCCAATCCGTTGCGCCTCGTGACTCAGGGGCTATCTTTCGTATCATGCCGTATGTGCTGCTTGGCAGCATGTTGTTGTTAGCGATGGCTTTGCCCGTTTTCACGTTGAACTCGCTGTTTAGTGGGGCGGGTGACTTAATTATCGTGCTGTACATTTTTGCGCTGTTCCGTTTTTTCTTTTCACTCTCAGGTTTGGACACGGGTAGCCCGTTTGCAGGGATTGGCGCAAGCCGTGAGCTCACGCTTGGGGTATTAGTCGAACCGATTTTATTCCTTGGCCTATTGGTGGTGGCGCTGATTGCTGGCTCAACCAATATCGGCACCATTAGCTCGGTGATGAGTGAAGGCTGGATTTCGCCCACCGCCACTTTTTTAGCCTTGTTAGCGTGTGGTTTCGCCACCTTTATTGAAATGGGGAAAATCCCGTTTGACGTGGCAGAAGCAGAGCAAGAGCTTCAAGAAGGGCCATTAACGGAGTACTCAGGTTCAGGTTTAGCGTTGGTGAAATGGGGCATTGGCCTCAAACAAGTGATTGTGGCGGTACTGTTTTTATCCATCTTCTTCCCATTTGGCAATGCCAGTGTGTTGACGGTGGGCAGCTTGCTGATTGCGTTAGTGCTGTTGCTGGTGAAATTACTGGTGATTTTTGTGCTGGCGTCGCTGGTGGAAAACAGTCTGGCGCGTGGGCGTTTTTTACTGACGCACCATGTGACGTGGTTAGGGTTCGGTGTTGCGGCACTCGGATTCGTTTTTTACCTCACTGGCCTATAA
- a CDS encoding 4Fe-4S dicluster domain-containing protein translates to MNRFVIADPQLCIGCNTCMAACSETHKAQGLQSHPRLSVVKVGELTAPMLCRQCDDAPCARVCPVNAITHENDMIVLNESLCIGCKLCGLVCPFGAITPSGSKPVDMPDFFEQYVPKEMLLDVPDSLPTMNPFLAWNAGIRNIAVKCDLCDFSEDGPACVKVCPTDALHLVEENQLENESAKRRNASVDAMPPEFDIFVSRQENL, encoded by the coding sequence ATGAATCGCTTTGTGATTGCCGACCCGCAACTCTGTATCGGATGTAATACCTGTATGGCTGCATGCTCAGAAACACATAAAGCACAGGGATTACAATCACATCCGAGACTAAGTGTGGTGAAAGTAGGAGAGCTAACCGCCCCGATGCTGTGCCGTCAGTGTGACGATGCACCGTGTGCGCGGGTGTGCCCAGTGAATGCGATTACACATGAAAATGACATGATCGTATTGAATGAGAGCCTGTGCATTGGCTGTAAGCTTTGCGGCCTAGTGTGCCCGTTTGGGGCGATTACGCCATCGGGTAGTAAACCTGTCGATATGCCTGATTTCTTTGAGCAATATGTGCCGAAAGAAATGCTGCTCGATGTGCCAGACAGCTTGCCGACCATGAACCCATTCTTAGCGTGGAATGCGGGTATTCGCAATATCGCCGTGAAATGCGATTTATGTGATTTTAGCGAAGATGGCCCTGCATGTGTGAAGGTTTGCCCAACCGATGCCCTCCATCTGGTTGAGGAAAACCAATTGGAAAACGAAAGTGCGAAACGCCGCAATGCGTCTGTCGATGCGATGCCGCCGGAGTTCGACATTTTTGTCTCACGGCAGGAGAACCTCTAA
- the hyfB gene encoding hydrogenase 4 subunit B has translation MTALQLLLWSIALYTVGGFASLLFKRQEKIAIYVAGISAIIGGLLGLCSAIPVLMNGEVLTYMAQGPFPFAHFVVRMDSLAAFMVMVISLLVTVSALYSLNYVQEYYGRGAWSMGFFLNLFIASMVALVVMDNAFYFIILFEMMSLASWFLVIADQDDKSIRAGLLYFFIAHAGSILIMIAFFLMWRQSGSLDFDSFRQLTLSPTMASVVFLLGFFGFGAKAGMLPLHSWLPQAHPAAPSHASALMSGVMVKIGIFGIIKVGIDLLGATQGWWGIVVLAFGAVSSVLGVMYALAEHDIKRLLAWHTVENIGIILMGVGVGMVGMANNMPVLATIGLLGAVYHLLNHAVFKGLLFLGAGAVIYRIHTRDMEKMGGLAKLMPLTATAFLIGCMAISALPPLNGFVSEWYTYQSLFSMSHEGTFIMRISGPIAIVMLAITGALAAMCFVKVYGVSFCGGARSEQATKAREVPWTMTAAMLILAAICVVLGVGASVIAPVLANVAMSLTSATDITVAQGAMLMPDSAAQAMISPAMTFVLLLALPLIPFIIYLAFKGKQMGFRRKGDAWACGYAWEKDMSVSAGGFTQPLRSMFAPLYRMREQLDPSARLAQTLEVTKAGAGKVEPFWDEKIIYPFVRCINRIAKRMQCLQGGDFRLYCLYVVAALVVLLVVIAA, from the coding sequence ATGACAGCGCTTCAATTACTTTTGTGGTCAATTGCCTTATATACCGTCGGCGGGTTCGCCTCGCTGCTGTTTAAGCGCCAAGAAAAAATTGCCATTTATGTGGCGGGGATTTCAGCCATTATTGGTGGCTTATTGGGGTTATGCAGCGCCATTCCCGTTTTAATGAATGGCGAAGTGCTGACGTATATGGCACAAGGGCCATTCCCCTTTGCCCATTTTGTGGTGCGAATGGATAGCTTAGCCGCCTTTATGGTGATGGTGATTTCGTTGTTGGTCACCGTCAGCGCCCTATATTCACTGAACTATGTTCAAGAATATTACGGACGTGGGGCGTGGAGCATGGGCTTCTTTCTCAATCTGTTTATCGCCTCGATGGTCGCCTTGGTGGTGATGGATAATGCGTTCTATTTCATTATCTTATTCGAAATGATGTCACTCGCTTCTTGGTTCTTGGTTATTGCTGACCAAGATGACAAATCGATTCGTGCTGGCCTGCTGTATTTCTTTATTGCCCACGCTGGGTCGATTTTAATCATGATAGCCTTCTTCTTAATGTGGCGACAAAGTGGCAGCTTAGATTTCGACTCCTTCCGTCAATTGACTCTTTCACCAACCATGGCATCGGTTGTGTTCTTATTGGGATTTTTTGGCTTTGGCGCCAAGGCAGGGATGCTCCCATTGCACAGCTGGTTACCGCAAGCTCACCCCGCAGCACCGTCACATGCCTCTGCTTTGATGTCAGGAGTGATGGTGAAAATCGGTATCTTTGGGATCATCAAAGTGGGTATCGACCTGCTAGGTGCCACCCAAGGCTGGTGGGGTATTGTGGTGTTGGCTTTCGGCGCGGTGTCTTCTGTCCTTGGGGTGATGTACGCACTGGCAGAGCACGATATTAAGCGCTTACTCGCTTGGCATACCGTTGAAAATATTGGGATTATTTTGATGGGCGTTGGTGTTGGCATGGTTGGTATGGCAAATAACATGCCAGTGTTAGCAACTATTGGCCTGCTCGGTGCGGTTTACCACTTGCTCAACCACGCGGTATTTAAAGGGTTGTTATTCCTTGGGGCTGGAGCGGTGATTTACCGTATTCATACCCGCGATATGGAAAAAATGGGCGGGTTAGCGAAACTAATGCCATTGACGGCAACCGCCTTTTTAATCGGTTGTATGGCGATTTCAGCGTTACCGCCTTTAAACGGTTTTGTCAGTGAGTGGTACACCTATCAATCCCTTTTCTCAATGAGCCACGAAGGCACATTCATCATGCGTATCAGTGGTCCTATCGCTATTGTGATGTTAGCCATCACAGGGGCGTTGGCGGCGATGTGTTTTGTGAAAGTGTACGGGGTCAGTTTCTGTGGTGGCGCGCGTAGCGAACAAGCCACCAAAGCACGGGAAGTGCCTTGGACAATGACCGCGGCGATGCTGATTTTAGCGGCTATCTGTGTGGTTTTAGGTGTGGGTGCCAGCGTGATTGCCCCCGTATTGGCGAATGTGGCGATGTCATTAACCAGCGCCACGGATATTACCGTTGCCCAAGGGGCGATGCTCATGCCAGATAGCGCGGCACAAGCGATGATCTCCCCAGCGATGACCTTCGTTCTGTTGCTCGCCTTACCGCTTATTCCGTTCATTATTTACTTGGCATTCAAAGGCAAACAAATGGGCTTTCGCCGTAAAGGTGATGCGTGGGCATGTGGCTACGCGTGGGAAAAAGACATGTCAGTGTCTGCGGGGGGCTTTACTCAACCGCTGCGTTCTATGTTTGCGCCGTTGTACCGTATGCGTGAGCAACTCGACCCATCGGCGCGGTTAGCACAAACCTTAGAAGTGACGAAAGCAGGGGCGGGGAAAGTTGAGCCTTTCTGGGATGAGAAAATTATTTACCCGTTCGTCCGTTGTATTAATCGAATTGCGAAGCGCATGCAGTGCTTACAAGGCGGGGACTTCAGGTTGTATTGCCTGTATGTCGTTGCTGCGTTAGTGGTGCTGCTCGTCGTGATCGCGGCGTAA
- a CDS encoding hydrogenase 4 subunit D: MLENIALATLLIPFIGAFLVSSLPTRMAPWLSTVVALIASIGTGILGWLYLSGGKVATTLTLIQAGDVELFGFTIDGVSTLIAFAVVFLGFLICLYSTGYLTEGNREHAHGPTRRYYAFLLVFIGAMAGVVLSSTILGQLVFFEITGGCSWALIGYYQTEKSQRSAMKALLITHIGSLGLYLAAATLFINTGTFALSAIGQLNESASLIVFGGILFAAWGKSAQLPLQAWLPDAMEAPTPVSAYLHAASMVKVGVYIFARSLMSSDHVPEIIGWVGVVMAVITLVYGFMMYLPQKDMKRLLAWSTITQLAYIFLALSLSVFGSKEAFQGGIAYIFNHAFAKSLFFLVAGALSYSCGTRMLPRLRGLAKRYPLLGVGFCVAALAIAGVPPLNGFFSKFPIFAAGFALSEHFWILTPIMVLVLIESVASFAWLLYWFGKVVPGEPSEDVANGSAVPWAMQWVIGLLIVMSFGSSVIAVIWLN; this comes from the coding sequence ATGTTAGAAAATATTGCACTCGCCACGCTACTTATTCCCTTTATTGGTGCATTTCTGGTGAGTAGCTTACCCACTCGTATGGCACCGTGGCTGAGCACCGTTGTTGCACTGATTGCCTCAATCGGTACGGGGATACTCGGCTGGTTGTATTTATCCGGTGGCAAAGTGGCCACGACGCTGACCCTGATCCAAGCAGGGGATGTCGAGCTATTCGGCTTCACCATTGACGGCGTTAGCACGTTGATTGCCTTTGCAGTCGTGTTCTTAGGTTTCTTAATCTGTTTATATTCAACGGGTTATTTAACTGAGGGGAACCGCGAGCACGCCCATGGGCCAACTCGTCGTTATTATGCATTCTTGCTGGTATTTATCGGGGCAATGGCTGGTGTGGTGTTATCTTCCACCATTTTAGGCCAGTTAGTCTTCTTCGAAATTACGGGGGGATGTTCTTGGGCATTGATTGGTTATTACCAAACTGAAAAATCCCAACGCAGTGCGATGAAAGCGCTGCTTATCACTCACATTGGTTCGTTAGGGCTGTATTTAGCTGCTGCCACTTTATTTATCAACACAGGGACATTCGCGCTGAGCGCCATTGGCCAGCTCAATGAGTCTGCAAGTTTGATTGTGTTTGGTGGGATTTTATTCGCTGCGTGGGGGAAATCAGCTCAACTGCCTCTGCAAGCGTGGTTGCCTGATGCCATGGAAGCACCTACCCCAGTGAGTGCTTACTTACATGCGGCATCAATGGTGAAAGTCGGGGTGTATATCTTCGCCCGTAGCTTGATGTCCTCGGATCATGTGCCTGAAATCATTGGTTGGGTAGGTGTGGTGATGGCAGTTATCACGCTGGTGTATGGTTTTATGATGTACCTGCCACAAAAGGATATGAAACGCCTGCTGGCATGGTCAACCATCACTCAACTGGCTTACATCTTCCTTGCCCTGTCGTTATCTGTCTTTGGGTCGAAAGAAGCTTTCCAAGGCGGTATCGCCTATATCTTCAACCACGCGTTTGCCAAAAGCTTGTTCTTCCTCGTTGCGGGTGCGCTGAGTTATAGCTGCGGAACACGGATGCTGCCACGTTTACGCGGCTTAGCAAAACGTTACCCGCTGTTGGGTGTTGGTTTCTGCGTTGCCGCACTGGCAATTGCAGGGGTACCACCGCTTAACGGCTTCTTCAGCAAATTCCCTATCTTCGCGGCAGGCTTCGCCCTTTCTGAACACTTCTGGATCCTCACACCAATTATGGTGCTGGTGTTGATTGAATCGGTCGCTAGCTTTGCATGGCTACTGTACTGGTTCGGCAAAGTGGTGCCCGGTGAGCCAAGTGAAGATGTGGCAAACGGCAGTGCTGTGCCATGGGCGATGCAGTGGGTGATCGGTTTACTGATCGTGATGTCCTTCGGTTCGAGCGTGATAGCCGTCATCTGGCTCAATTAA
- the dmsD gene encoding Tat proofreading chaperone DmsD has translation MHDAQFLEHVAVTGRVLGSLFYFAPDSENNAELIAILREPTWHEEWPFALASLNEINALFADSTKQNEPLDEAWQRLFIGPYALPAPPWGSVWLDKENIIFGDSTVELRQWMRSKGIEPATTQKEPEDHIGLILMLAAWLAEQDRHNDLEELLAWHLLPWSAHFLDVFATQANSNFYRGLAMLTQETLAGIQKQLSLPIMQKTVYYKGNVPE, from the coding sequence ATGCATGATGCGCAATTTCTTGAACACGTTGCTGTAACGGGGCGGGTTTTGGGTTCTTTATTTTATTTTGCTCCAGACAGTGAAAATAACGCGGAGCTTATCGCGATTTTGCGAGAGCCAACATGGCATGAAGAGTGGCCATTTGCGTTGGCATCACTCAATGAAATTAACGCATTATTTGCAGATTCAACAAAACAAAATGAGCCACTTGATGAAGCGTGGCAGCGGTTATTTATCGGCCCCTATGCCTTACCTGCACCACCTTGGGGCTCAGTGTGGTTAGATAAAGAAAATATTATTTTTGGGGATTCCACCGTTGAGCTGCGCCAATGGATGCGTTCAAAAGGTATTGAACCTGCCACAACGCAAAAAGAGCCAGAAGACCATATTGGTTTGATTTTGATGTTAGCCGCATGGCTGGCGGAGCAAGATAGGCACAATGACCTTGAGGAATTGCTAGCGTGGCACCTTTTACCATGGTCAGCACATTTTCTTGATGTTTTCGCCACGCAAGCTAACAGCAATTTTTACCGTGGGCTCGCCATGCTAACGCAAGAAACACTAGCGGGAATTCAAAAGCAATTATCTTTACCCATTATGCAAAAAACGGTGTATTACAAAGGGAATGTGCCTGAGTAA